From a region of the Phaseolus vulgaris cultivar G19833 chromosome 6, P. vulgaris v2.0, whole genome shotgun sequence genome:
- the LOC137833218 gene encoding uncharacterized protein — translation MIGWSVELSEFDIRYEPRGAINSQCLADFSPELSPHPDTPTEWVLFVDGSSNKTACVAGVVLEGPGDLLVEQALQFAFKATKNQAEYEAILVGLNLAHDLRAREVICKRDSQLIVSQIKGKFEVKEPLLQRYYHTVSNSIAKFDKVTIKHIPRQENERADALSHLASSKKQSHHRSVVQMRLQQPSVGGAECLAITESNTWINPIIQYLEHGTCQPSEEKNIRRQCARYTMIDQDLYRRGYSTPLLKCLTKEQSKYVLQEIHNGACGNHYGARTMAAKVIRAGYY, via the coding sequence ATGATAGGATGGTCGGTCGAGCTATCCGAATTCGACATTCGGTATGAGCCAAGAGGTGCCATAAATTCTCAATGCCTGGCGGATTTCTCACCGGAGCTATCACCGCATCCCGACACCCCGACCGAGTGGGTACTCTTTGTGGATGGTTCGTCCAACAAAACTGCTTGCGTCGCAGGGGTCGTTCTGGAGGGCCCAGGAGATCTCCTAGTTGAACAAGCGCTCCAGTTCGCCTTCAAAGCAACCAAAAACCAGGCCGAATACGAAGCCATATTGGTCGGCTTAAACCTCGCACACGACCTGAGAGCACGCGAAGTCATATGCAAAAGGGACTCACAGCTGATTGTCAGTCAGATAAAAGGCAAATTCGAAGTCAAAGAACCCCTCCTCCAACGCTATTATCACACGGTCAGCAACTCCATCGCCAAGTTCGATAAAGTCACCATTAAGCATATACCACGACAGGAGAACGAACGAGCAGACGCACTCTCTCATCTCGCCTCCTCTAAAAAACAAAGCCACCATCGCTCGGTTGTCCAGATGCGTCTGCAACAACCAAGCGTAGGCGGCGCCGAATGCCTGGCAATCACCGAGTCCAATACTTGGATAAACCCAATCATCCAGTACTTGGAGCATGGAACGTGTCAGCCGAGTGAAGAAAAGAATATCAGACGACAGTGCGCCCGATACACCATGATCGACCAAGATCTATATAGGAGGGGATATTCGACACCGCTCCTAAAATGCCTTACTAAAGAACAATCCAAGTACGTCCTACAAGAGATTCACAACGGGGC